Proteins co-encoded in one Populus trichocarpa isolate Nisqually-1 chromosome 10, P.trichocarpa_v4.1, whole genome shotgun sequence genomic window:
- the LOC7475387 gene encoding chromatin structure-remodeling complex protein SYD isoform X36 → MASSQSSQNVELEAAKFLHKLIQDSKDEPAKLATKLYVILQHMKSSGKEHSMPYQVISRAMETVINQHGLDIEALRSSRLPLTGGTQMGDSSTAQYGGSSQAVGVGKDSKAGLAENEISKVDPSASSRPPAGPSSAGHDYYQGSGTQRSSQSFDHESPSSLETRSANSQSQERGANQKDGKKAVAKRKRGDSSLHLEMHVENPQQLDPRNTIVNPRKGKMNKVDSPGSYAVRGGENTSFNKVPSSGQLEVSSSYVSAGQQQGGSLSSAHESLTSRCMWNQNKAGLPLERSQVPRFSSNAVSGNATAEIPLQQSAISSLGSSAFSKVHGGMPATSYPAGPMGEPGFAGLVQYGGSEHQKHGLAKGAVASSAEKTSEGFFSANRVDDFPTSLSTGKILENDGGSSNMFAESNKIIQGGRQSSNSELTMIRSTPPRDVGKSPVSQGSVSPGMPFNEQQLRQLRAQCLVFLAFRNVLPPKKLHLDIALGNVVPKDGGTLDGPRKELTDHKGKAQSSNEPTNIPELLMPCGRLNNAKEFDKVLPGLGGRFLDENCASKEADKLKMMEDKSGLPSDPSMLADERKYLYSTRKLDAEIQRQEAVESQAVFTTAMQQPDSARGGLPLSNPVDSMGNAFLQVGKTDHASSATFINKQAIPEAVSWTRIGSQSLPSGSIQLGLVPDRKDNAPSQFHILGNSNASEQDDDDKSAASTDSPPSPKYTMLEKWIMDQQRKKLLTEQGWVLKQQKTKQRIATCFDKLKETVSSSEDISAKTKIVIELKKLQLLELQRRLRSNFLNDFFKPITNDMDRLKSYKKHKHGRRIKQLERYEQKMKEERQKRIRERQKEFFAEIEVHKERLEDVFKIKRERWKGFNKYVKEFHKRKERTHREKIDRIQREKINLLKINDVEGYLRMVQDAKSDRVKQLLKETEKYLQKLGSKLQEAKSMASRFENDMDESRHAAVVEKNETSVENEDESDQAKHYMESNEKYYLMAHSVKESIAEQPTCLLGGKLREYQMNGLRWLVSLYNNHLNGILADEMGLGKTVQVISLICYLMETKNDRGPFLVVVPSSVLPGWETEINFWAPGIHKIVYSGPPEERRRLFKEKIVHQKFNVLLTTYEYLMNKHDRPKLSKIHWRYIIIDEGHRIKNASCKLNADLRHYQSSHRLLLTGTPLQNNLEELWALLNFLLPNIFNSAEDFSQWFNKPFESNGDNSADEALLSEEENLLIINRLHQVLRPFVLRRLKHKVENQLPEKIERLVRCEASAYQKLLMKRVEENLGSIGNSKARTVHNSVMELRNICNHPYLSQLHADEVDTLIPKHFLPPIIRLCGKLEMLDRLLPKLKATDHRVLFFSTMTRLLDVMEEYLTWKQYRYLRLDGHTSGGDRGSLIDRFNQQDSPYFIFLLSIRAGGVGVNLQAADTVIIFDTDWNPQVDLQAQARAHRIGQKRDVLVLRFETVQTVEEQVRASAEHKLGVANQSITAGFFDNNTSAEDRREYLESLLRECKKEEAAPVLDDDALNDLLARSESEIDVFESVDKQRRHQEMATWKSLLSGQGMDALEPLPPLPSRLVTDDDLKALYEAMKLYDMPKAGAESNAGAKRKGQHVGGLDAKHYGRGKRAREVRSYEEQWTEEEFEKMCQAESPDSPKVKEETGERNLPKEASGSLLAIGCTEPQAPPQLPPLPPPVEPLLLQQSKEVTPPSKRGRGRPRRATSDKSPAAMVLSVPPETGKVDVELQKGIESGSSKTSPLDSSPVPNLEGNSGATPHLGSRIAPSAQPTTPVSVALSSQITTAPLSVPLQSRGRGRKVQGAVQTPRRRGKNQVAVSPTTSSSAVPDPNINDQSQNVSVNPSVIAMGGTVSSAPMPQHPTNFPAAAAAAVEGISAATHHSGPGTALDSQPNPPNPSISPTIQSIVPSSSVPMQVKGQNRKTQSGTETTRRKGKKEVPVSPSVPDASDSQLSKSNPTLSQDKSGESGSKAIFMVSNQQNDALDRDVNQEQVSQEVGQDKKATELLDDVAQHRQPASTLTTHDGITRSMACAGSSGQIHGVDMHDVASVTKEVSAVNSSSKAKVLEVSGSESGVILSTPQLSKRFAEVVQNQSSEDNPSPVVYPATESLLHSATVEGVCKTVHQLAPKITSSSQPISSYPSVTPVFQSNTPEAMQVKRQGHKAPTRGEAPRRRGKKQGSISPAVDATIGQDPIVNPQMQMQNKSRDSLGSKVISLRSAQGNELKELKNVVQEAHIPSGLVGQDPKRKEASGILAVGRIQTADVTDVARVMKEIFSETCSSKNKIGDSSTVEVRSAPVSSKMSVEVAKNQSSEGKALSAVSILEATLPVMGSSNDDSKQPGSGDGVKMEGDHTPALGKAPTSEINPSMLEIKTSHGPVEKMRELIRASTENPVMGSNMEVNHSVLDAGDRDNITSQRPAPEGLLGDGGDPPMVTLSVSDVTEHPRSDSGYRTQASKASPKFSPHVSLGNRTISIKPDYTDYFSLGTVTPVADHSDSRNILSVADSVSRSSNKPSVKESLDSSLEIRDDEAKTHIQSGVDITKVEGEEVCKMQIDPAVSEASSLKYLSSSNKIEPNSSAAGASHRKDAFSQFGGIVLQNISPLRGNTYGPCENDLVGSSVAVEEPHKTEAGNKAEYSQVGAFVPKDLSENMVLPSSPLAREEEKDSRPFEQGLAGSSIEPETSKGFEAQMASKMDVSNANVIIPEIRPEHMVLPQSFLEAEENINGILENDAACCLVVPEGAKGSEVENDDQMGAQKVSDSVQEIVDPLPSSLVIEEDQVEGSSEKGALCFSVIVQNSGGSEAEAGKQLDASHAETLVRENVSENMVSPRSSLVSEAPVVEGSSEQDIFGFSVVLETSKGSATNNEVQVNPSQVDGVVPETKTGIWMQESEIARSSEKHQDDSSVAKQSKPSAIEEGSQMIVSEVGGIVHETSLENSCVPSVSETKAENANCLYEKSSHCVLLALEEAKQSETESSNQLAVSDFPMTGPENSLENICQSSCSLTMEADKIEGSSKKSSCDISVAMEESKKFEKENDESHVGSKECEESQVVGTSFEHTQVGSIGPEETSGNTDKSSYSSEMQEGKIEGSSQNIPEESNRSEAETNDQAQCGGMAQANMPEKIEDVSFSGMQEDKIEGSSQNVPESNRSEAETDNQTQFGGMALAKMLEKIEGSSLNVQEESNRSEAETNDQAQCGGMALANMPEKIEDLSSSGMQEDKIKGSSLNVPEESKRQEAETVTDDETQCDGMAPANMLPSSSLLEEKTDVLSEKDPAE, encoded by the exons ATTTTGCAACACATGAAATCAAGCGGGAAGGAACATTCCATGCCGTATCAAGTAATATCAAG GGCCATGGAGACTGTCATCAATCAGCATGGTCTTGATATTGAAGCTTTGAGGTCATCACGCCTTCCTTTGACCGGTGGAACTCAAATGGGGGATTCTTCGACTGCACAATATGGAG GATCTTCACAGGCAGTTGGAGTTGGGAAAGACTCTAAAGCTGGATTGGCTGAAAATGAGATATCCAAAGTTGATCCTTCTGCTTCCAGTAGGCCCCCTGCTGGCCCAAGTAGTGCAGGCCATGATTATTATCAAGGATCTGGAACTCAAAGGAGCAGCCAGTCATTTGATCATGAAAGTCCTTCTAGTTTGGAAACTAGGTCTGCCAATTCACAATCCCAAGAAAGAGGAGCGAATCAGAAGGATGGTAAAAAGGCTGTTGCTAAGAGGAAGAGGGGTGATTCATCTTTACACTTGGAAATGCATGTTGAGAATCCCCAACAACTTGATCCTCGCAATACCATAGTTAATCCAAGGAAGGGGAAAATGAACAAGGTTGACTCACCAGGGAGTTATGCAGTTAGAGGTGGTGAAAATACCAGCTTTAATAAGGTTCCTAGTAGTGGTCAGCTGGAAGTTTCATCTTCTTATGTGTCTGCAGGACAACAGCAAGGGGGTTCTCTTTCATCTGCACATGAAAGTCTCACTTCCAGGTGTATGTGGAATCAAAATAAAGCAGGGTTACCCCTTGAAAGATCTCAAGTTCCAAGGTTCTCTTCGAATGCTGTTTCTGGTAATGCAACAGCAGAAATTCCATTGCAGCAGTCAGCAATTTCATCTCTTGGATCAA GTGCTTTTAGCAAGGTTCATGGAGGGATGCCTGCCACTTCATATCCAGCAGGGCCCATGGGGGAGCCAGGGTTTGCAGGTCTAGTGCAATATGGTGGTTCTGAACATCAGAAACATGGATTGGCAAAGGGTGCTGTAGCTAGTTCTGCTGAGAAAACCTCAGAAGGATTTTTTTCTGCTAACCGTGTGGATGACTTTCCCACTTCACTTTCAACTGGAAAGATTTTAGAAAATGATGGAGGAAGTTCAAACATGTTTGCAGAGTCAAATAAAATTATCCAG GGTGGCAGGCAATCTAGTAATTCAGAATTGACAATGATTAGATCAACACCTCCTAGAGATGTTGGAAAATCTCCTGTTTCCCAGGGTTCTGTCTCTCCTGGCATGCCTTTCAATGAACAACAGCTGAGACAGCTCAGAGCTCAGTGCCTTGTCTTTTTAGCATTCAG AAATGTTTTGCCGCCAAAGAAACTTCATCTGGATATAGCACTTGGAAATGTTGTTCCTAAAGATG GTGGCACTTTGGATGGTCCTCGCAAAGAGCTGACTGATCATAAAGGAAAGGCACAATCTTCTAATGAGCCAACCAATATTCCTGAACTTTTAATGCCATGTGGAAGGCTGAATAATGCAAAGGAATTTGATAAAGTGCTTCCCGGTTTGGGGGGAAGATTCTTGGATGAAAACTGTGCATCCAAAGAAGCTGATAAACTTAAAATGATGGAGGACAAAAGTGGTCTACCTTCTGACCCCTCGATGCTTGCAGATGAAAGGAAATATCTGTACTCCACAAGGAAACTGGATGCTGAAATACAAAGGCAGGAAGCAGTGGAATCGCAGGCAGTTTTCACCACTGCAATGCAGCAGCCTGATTCAGCAAGGGGTGGTTTACCCTTGAGTAACCCTGTGGACAGCATGGGGAATGCCTTTCTTCAAGTTGGAAAAACTGACCATGCTTCTTCTGCAACATTCATAAATAAGCAGGCAATCCCTGAGGCAGTTAGCTGGACTAGAATTGGCAGTCAATCCCTACCATCCGGCTCCATTCAGCTCGGATTGGTTCCAGACAGAAAAGATAATGCTCCTAGTCAGTTTCACATTCTTGGCAATAGTAATGCTTCAG AacaagatgatgatgataagtCAGCCGCTTCTACTGATTCACCACCTTCTCCAAAGTACACCATGTTAGAGAAATGGATTATGGATCAGCAGAGGAAGAAACTTTTAACCGAGCAAGGTTGGGTTCTAAAACagcagaaaacaaaacaaagaattgCCACTTGTTTTGACAAGTTAAAG GAAACTGTTAGCTCGTCTGAAGACATATCTGCAAAAACCAAAATTgtaatagaattgaaaaagcttCAGCTCTTGGAGCTTCAACGCCGTCTAAGGAG TAATtttctcaatgatttttttaagccCATCACAAATGACATGGATCGTTTGAAATCATATAAGAAACATAAGCATGGCAGGAGGATCAAACAACTTGAAAGGTATGAGCAGAAAATGAAGGAAGAACGACAAAAGAGGATACGTGAGAGGCAGAAGGAGTTCTTTGCTGAGATAGAAGTTCACAA GGAAAGACTGGAAGATGTGTTTAAGATTAAGAGAGAACGCtggaaaggtttcaataaataTGTCAAAGAGTTCCATAAAAGGAAGGAGCGTACCCATCGGGAGAAGATTGACAGAATCCAGCGTGAGaagattaatttattgaaaatcaatGATGTTGAGGGGTATCTGCGAATGGTGCAG GATGCAAAATCAGACCGTGTTAAGCAACTGCTGAAAGAGACGGAGAAGTATCTTCAAAAGCTGGGATCCAAGCTACAGGAAGCTAAGTCTATGGCAAGCCGATTTGAGAATGATATGGATGAGTCACGGCATGCTGCTGTTGTTGAGAAGAATGAAACTTCTGTTGAGAATGAAGATGAAAGTGACCAGGCCAAG CATTACATGGAAAGCAATGAGAAGTACTATTTGATGGCTCATAG TGTAAAAGAAAGCATTGCAGAACAGCCAACATGTCTCCTGGGCGGAAAATTAAGGGA GTATCAGATGAATGGACTAAGGTGGTTGGTTTCACTATACAACAATCATTTGAATGGCATTCTTGCTGATGAAATGGGTCTTGGGAAAACTGTTCAg GTTATTTCTCTAATTTGCTACCTGAtggaaacaaaaaatgataGAGGGCCTTTCTTGGTGGTTGTACCTTCTTCAGTTTTACCTGGCTGGGAGACTGAAATCAATTTCTGGGCACCTGGAATCCACAAAATTGTCTATTCTGGGCCTCCGGAGGAGAGGCGCAGGCTATTTAA gGAAAAGATTGTGCATCAAAAATTCAATGTCCTTCTGACAACGTATGAATATCTGATGAACAAACACGATAGACCGAAACTGAGCAAGATACATTGGCgatatataataattgatgaaGGCCATCGCATAAAGAATGCTTCTTGCAAATTGAATGCTGACTTGAGGCATTATCAGAGTTCTCACAGGTTGTTATTAACTGGAACACCACTACAG AACAATCTTGAGGAATTGTGGGCACTACTCAACTTTTTGCTACCTAACATATTTAACTCAGCAGAGGATTTTTCTCAGTGGTTCAACAAACCATTTGAGAGTAATGGTGATAATTCAGCCGATGAA GCCTTACTTTCCGAGGAGGAAAATTTGTTGATCATAAACCGTCTCCACCAAGTTCTTCGACCATTTGTACTTCGGAGACTGAAACACAAG GTTGAGAATCAACTGCCTGAGAAGATTGAGAGACTTGTTCGGTGTGAGGCTTCTGCATATCAGAAGCTTCTTATGAAGAGAGTAGAAGAGAATCTTGGTTCAATTGGAAATTCAAAG GCTCGAACAGTGCACAACTCAGTTATGGAGCTTCGTAACATATGCAATCATCCATACCTTAGCCAGCTTCATGCGGATGAG GTTGATACTTTGATACCTAAGCATTTTCTGCCACCAATTATTAGACTTTGTGGAAAGCTTGAGATGCTAGATCGTTTGCTACCCAAATTGAAAGCAACAGACCATCGG gttcttttcttttccacaaTGACCAGGCTGCTTGATGTTATGGAGGAGTATCTCACTTGGAAACAGTATCGATACCTTCGCTTGGATGGTCATACCTCTGGAGGTGACCGTGGTTCACTCATTGACCGTTTTAACCAACAAGATTctccatattttattttcttgctcag CATTCGGGCTGGTGGTGTTGGAGTGAACCTTCAAGCTGCTGATACTGTGATCATATTTGATACTGATTGGAATCCTCAG GTTGATCTTCAAGCTCAAGCAAGGGCTCATAGGATTGGCCAGAAGAGGGATGTGCTTGTTCTTCGATTTGAAACA GTCCAAACTGTTGAAGAACAAGTCAGAGCTTCTGCTGAGCATAAACTGGGAGTTGCTAATCAGAGCATTACTGCTGGTTTCTTTGACAATAATACAAG TGCAGAAGATCGAAGGGAATACTTGGAGTCCCTTCTGCGTGAATGCAAGAAAGAGGAGGCTGCCCCTGTTTTAGATGATGATGCTCTAAATGATCTCTTAGCTCGCAG TGAATCAGAGATTGATGTATTTGAATCAGTTGACAAACAAAGGCGGCATCAAGAGATG GCAACATGGAAGAGTTTGTTATCGGGTCAAGGGATGGATGCTTTGGAACCTCTACCACCTTTGCCTTCACGCCTTGTAACAGATGATGACTTGAAAGCACTCTATGAAGCAATGAAGTTGTATGATATGCCAAAGGCTGGGGCAGAATCCAATGCAGGGGCGAAGCGTAAGGGGCAGCATGTTGGGGGCCTTGATGCTAAACATTATGGAAGGGGCAAACGAGCTAGAGAG GTACGCTCTTATGAAGAGCAATGGACAGAAGAGGAATTTGAGAAGATGTGTCAGGCTGAATCTCCAGACTCTCCTAAGGTGAAAGAAGAAACAGGAGAGAGGAACTTGCCAAAAGAGGCTAGTGGGTCTTTATTGGCTATTGGTTGCACAGAACCTCAAGCTCCACCACAACTGCCACCGCTGCCACCTCCTGTGGAGCCTCTCCTGCTGCAGCAGAGCAAAGAGGTAACTCCTCCATCAAAACGGGGGCGTGGAAGGCCGAGAAGAGCAACTTCAGATAAATCTCCAGCTGCGATGGTACTCTCAGTACCTCCTGAAACTGGCAAAGTGGATGTGGAGTTACAGAAGGGAATAGAGTCTGGCTCCTCAAAAACATCTCCTCTTGATTCTTCTCCTGTTCCTAATTTAGAAGGTAATAGTGGAGCCACACCTCATTTAGGATCAAGGATTGCTCCCAGTGCTCAGCCAACCACTCCAGTTTCTGTTGCACTTAGCTCACAAATCACTACTGCTCCCCTTTCTGTGCCATTGCAATCAAGAGGTCGAGGACGGAAGGTTCAAGGTGCAGTTCAAACACCACGGCGCAGAGGAAAGAATCAAGTGGCTGTTTCACCCACCACTTCAAGTTCTGCTGTTCCTGATCCAAATATAAATGATCAATCACAGAATGTATCTGTCAATCCATCAGTAATTGCCATGGGTGGAACTGTTTCTAGTGCTCCCATGCCACAACATCCTACTAATtttcctgctgctgctgctgctgctgtagaGGGTATTAGTGCAGCCACTCATCATTCTGGGCCTGGGACTGCTTTGGATTCTCAACCAAACCCTCCCAACCCTTCTATCTCCCCTACCATTCAATCCATAGTTCCTAGTTCTTCAGTTCCTATGCAAGTCAAAGGGCAAAACCGAAAGACTCAAAGTGGCACTGAAACAACTCGACgcaaaggaaagaaagaggTGCCAGTATCACCTTCTGTTCCAGATGCTTCAGACAGTCAGCTTTCAAAATCCAATCCAACGTTGTCACAGGATAAATCTGGGGAATCAGGAAGTAAAGCTATTTTCATGGTTAGTAACCAACAGAATGATGCTCTGGACAGAGATGTTAACCAGGAGCAAGTGTCCCAAGAAGTTGGCCAGGATAAAAAAGCAACTGAGCTTTTGGATGATGTAGCCCAGCATAGGCAACCAGCCAGCACTCTTACAACGCATGATGGTATTACCAGATCTATGG CTTGTGCAGGATCTTCTGGACAAATACATGGTGTTGATATGCATGATGTAGCTTCTGTGACAAAGGAGGTTTCAGCAGTGAATAGCTCTTCAAAAGCTAAAGTACTTGAAGTTTCTGGGAGTGAAAGTGGAGTTATCCTGTCTACACCTCAATTAAGTAAGCGCTTTGCAGAGGTGGTCCAGAATCAAAGCTCAGAGGATAACCCTTCCCCAGTGGTTTATCCTGCAACTGAGTCATTACTCCATTCTGCCACTGTAGAAGGTGTTTGCAAAACTGTGCATCAGCTTGCTCCAAAGATTACTTCCAGCTCTCAGCCAATTTCATCTTATCCTTCTGTTACTCCAGTATTTCAATCTAACACTCCTGAAGCCATGCAAGTTAAAAGGCAAGGTCATAAAGCTCCTACCAGAGGGGAAGCACCTAGACGAAGAGGTAAGAAACAGGGTTCAATTTCACCTGCTGTGGATGCTACAATTGGTCAGGATCCCATTGTAAATCCTCAAATGCAAATGCAAAATAAGTCCAGAGATTCATTAGGGAGCAAGGTCATATCCTTGAGGAGTGCTCAAGGAAATGAACTCAAGGAGTTGAAGAATGTTGTTCAG GAAGCACATATTCCCAGTGGTTTAGTTGGTCAagatccaaaaagaaaagaagctagTGGGATTCTGGCTGTTGGCCGAATTCAGACTGCTGACGTAACTGATGTTGCTCGTGTGATGAAGGAGATTTTTTCTGAGACTTgctcttcaaaaaataaaattggtgaCTCTTCTACAGTTGAAGTTAGAAGTGCCCCTGTTTCAAGTAAGATGTCTGTGGAGGTGGCAAAAAACCAAAGCTCAGAGGGTAAAGCACTATCCGCTGTGTCAATTTTAGAAGCTACACTTCCAGTCATGGGGAGTTCAAATGATGATTCTAAACAGCCTGGGTCTGGAGATGGTGTCAAGATGGAAGGGGATCATACTCCTGCTTTGGGTAAGGCTCCTACTTCTGAAATCAATCCCTCTATGCTTGAAATCAAGACCAGTCATGGCCCTGTTGAAAAAATGAGAGAGTTGATACGGGCTTCCACTGAAAACCCAGTCATGGGAAGTAATATGGAAGTCAATCATTCAGTTCTTGATGCTGGTGACAGGGACAATATTACTTCTCAGAGACCTGCTCCTGAAGGTCTTcttggtgatggtggtgatcCTCCCATGGTTACCCTATCTGTTTCAGATGTAACAGAACACCCTAGGAGTGACTCTGGATACAGAACGCAGGCTTCAAAAGCATCTCCTAAGTTTTCTCCACATGTTAGCCTTGGCAATCGTACAATTTCCATTAAACCTGATTATACTGATTATTTTTCCTTAGGGACTGTTACTCCTGTTGCAGATCATTCAGATTCAAGAAATATCCTAAGTGTAGCTGATAGTGTATCTAGAAGCAGTAATAAGCCTTCTGTGAAAGAGTCCCTAGATTCTTCTCTTGAAATCAGAGATGATGAAGCTAAAACTCATATTCAATCGGGGGTTGATATAACCAAGGTTGAGGGTGAGGAGGTCTGCAAAATGCAAATTGATCCTGCTGTATcagag GCCTCTTCTCTTAAATATCTGTCTTCTTCCAACAAGATAGAGCCAAACAGTTCTGCAGCTGGAGCCAGTCATCGAAAGGATGCTTTTTCTCAGTTTGGTGGGATTGTGCTGCAAAATATTTCTCCACTCAGAGGAAATACCTATGGCCCATGTGAGAATGATCTTGTTGGAAGCTCAGTAGCAGTGGAGGAACCACACAAAACTGAAGCAGGTAACAAAGCAGAATATTCTCAGGTTGGTGCGTTTGTGCCAAAAGATTTGTCAGAAAACATGGTTCTACCCTCGTCCCCACTGGCAAGGGAGGAAGAAAAGGACAGTAGACCATTTGAGCAGGGTTTAGCTGGCAGCTCAATAGAACCAGAAACATCAAAGGGGTTTGAGGCTCAAATGGCCAGTAAAATGGATGTATCTAATGCTAATGTTATCATTCCAGAAATTAGACCAGAACACATGGTTCTACCCCAATCTTTCTTGGAAGCAGAAGAAAACATCAATGGCATTTTGGAGAATGATGCGGCTTGCTGTTTGGTGGTGCCAGAGGGAGCAAAGGGATCTGAAGTTGAAAATGATGATCAGATGGGCGCGCAGAAGGTGTCTGATAGTGTACAAGAAATTGTGGATCCCTTACCATCTTCTCTTGTAATAGAGGAAGATCAGGTTGAGGGCTCATCCGAGAAGGGTGCGCTTTGTTTCTCTGTAATAGTTCAAAATTCAGGAGGGTCAGAAGCTGAAGCAGGCAAGCAACTAGATGCATCTCATGCTGAGACTTTGGTACGAGAAAATGTATCAGAGAACATGGTTTCGCCAAGATCTTCTTTGGTATCAGAGGCACCAGTGGTTGAGGGCTCTTCTGAGCAGGATATATTTGGCTTCTCAGTAGTACTAGAGACATCTAAAGGGTCTGCTACTAATAATGAGGTTCAAGTAAATCCATCTCAGGTAGATGGAGTTGTGCCTGAAACTAAAACGGGCATATGGATGCAGGAATCTGAGATTGCAAGATCATCTGAGAAGCACCAAGATGACAGCTCAGTAGCCAAGCAATCAAAACCATCTGCAATTGAAGAGGGCAGTCAAATGATAGTATCTGAGGTTGGTGGAATTGTGCATGAAACTTCTTTGGAAAACAGTTGTGTGCCATCTGTCTCAGAAACAAAGGCAGAAAACGCTAATTGCTTATATGAGAAAAGTTCTCATTGCGTCTTGCTTGCTCTAGAGGAAGCAAAACAGTCTGAAACTGAAAGTAGCAACCAACTGGCTGTATCTGATTTTCCTATGACCGGGCCTGAAAATTCTTTGGAGAACATATGCCAGTCTTCATGTTCTCTAACAATGGAGGCGGATAAGATTGAGGGCTCGTCTAAGAAGAGTTCTTGTGACATCTCAGTAGCAATGGAGGAAtcaaaaaagtttgaaaaagaaaacgatgAATCTCATGTTGGTAGCAAGGAATGTGAAGAAAGTCAAGTTGTTGGTACCAGTTTCGAACACACACAGGTTGGTAGCATTGGACCAGAAGAAACATCTGGAAACACAGACAAATCCTCATATTCCTCAGAAATGCAGGAAGGTAAGATTGAGGGCTCATCTCAGAATATCCCAGAGGAATCAAATAG GTCGGAAGCTGAAACAAATGACCAAGCTCAATGTGGTGGGATGGCTCAAGCTAACATGCCAGAAAAGATAGAGGACGTATCTTTCTCAGGGATGCAGGAAGACAAGATTGAGGGCTCATCTCAGAATGTCCCAGAGTCAAATAGGTCAGAAGCTGAAACAgataatcaaactcaatttggtGGGATGGCTCTAGCTAAGATGTTAGAAAAGATTGAGGGCTCATCTCTGAATGTCCAAGAGGAATCAAATAGGTCGGAAGCTGAAACAAATGACCAAGCTCAATGTGGTGGGATGGCTCTAGCGAACATGCCAGAAAAGATAGAGGACTTGTCTTCCTCAGGGATGCAGGAAGACAAGATTAAAGGCTCTTCTCTAAATGTCCCAGAGGAATCAAAAAGGCAGGAAGCTGAAACTGTAACTGATGATGAAACTCAGTGTGATGGGATGGCTCCAGCGAACATGTTGCCTTCATCTTCTCTCTTGGAGGAAAAGACTGACGTCTTATCAGAGAAAGATCCAGCTGAATAA